The region CACGGGCGTACTGGCCGCGCTGGGCCTGTTCGCCGTCACCCGGACGGCGACGGCGAGGTCACTGCGCGAGGCCGGCGGACCCTGGACCGGCTCATGAGGGAGGACCGGCCCTGAGCGCCGTACACCGGAGTATCGGCAACGTCATGGTCCTGCTCCAGCGTCCCTCCGACGACCGGATCCTGACCGTCCGGCACCAGGCGACGTCGTGGCACTCCCCCGGGATGCTCACGGTCGTCGGAGGGCGCCTTGAAGACGGCGAGTTCCTCGACGAGGGAGCAGCGCGCGAGCTCGCCGAGGAAGTCGGCATCCACATCACCCCGGACCGCCTGCGGTTCTGCCAGCTGCTCCACTTCCACGCACCGGACGGTGAGCGGGTGATCGGCGCCGCCTTCACGGTGCGGGAGTGGCAGGGCACCCCGTACAACCGCGAGCCGGGCACGCATACCGAGTTGGTGTGGGTCGACCCGGCCGCTCCGCCGCCCGACTGCCACCCCTTCACCCATGCGGTGCTGACCCACTTCGCCACCGGCCGGTTCTACGCCAACGTGATCGCCGCGGAACTGCTGGACGGTGAGGCGGGGTGACGACCTCCAGCCAGACGGCCAAGGCCGCGAAGGTCACTTCCCCGGATCTGCGCCGCTTGGTCGCCAGCGAGTGCGCGAGCTTGTCCGGATCTGCGGTCAGCACCGTCGCCCTTCCCACCCTGGCCGTACTCGAGCTCCACGCCTCCACCACCCAGATCGCCGCGCTCGCCTTCCTCGGCCAGCTGCCAAACGCCGTCGTGGCTCTCCCGGCCGGCGCGCTCTCGGACCGGTACGCCAAGCGCCCTCAGATGATCGCCGCGGACCTCACCGCCGCCGCAGGTCTCGCGACCATCCCGGCCGCCGCCATCGCGGGGGTGCTCGGCATCGGCCAGCTGTACGCGGTTGCCGTGGTCCTGGGGATCACAAAGATCGTGCACGACGCGGCCGCCATCAGCTACCTACCTGTCCTCGTCGAACCTCATCTGCTGCAGCGCGCGAACTCGAGGCTCGGCGCGGCCTCGTCGGTGGCCGACAGCGCGGGGAGCAACGCGGGTGCCGCGCTGGTCGGCGCCATCGGCGCTGCCCACTCGCTCCTCGCCGACATCCTCTCCTATGTCGTCTCCGCGCTGCTTGTGTGGCGCATCCGCACTCCCGAGCCGGTCGCCCCGCCGACCGAGGGCCGCCGGAGCCTCGCGCGGGACATCGGGGAGGGTCTGCGCTACGTGATCGGGCAGCCCACGATCCGCACGGTGATCGCGGCCCTGTCCACGCTCAGCTTCGGCCTGGGAGTCATGAACACGTACTGGGCGTACTACCTCCTCGCCGACCTGCACGTATCCCCGACGGCGTTGGGTGTGATCATGGGCGTCGGCGGCGTGGGCAGCCTGGCTGGGGCGCTCCTCGCTCCGCGCATCGCGTACCGGATCGGAATCGGACCGACGATCATCTTCGGGTTCGCGGTCAGCCCGCTGGCCCAGATCCCCCTCCTGCTCGCCGGACCCGGACTGCGCTGGCAGATGGCGCTCGCCGGGACGCTGGCCGTTCAGCTGTTCTGGGCCACAGCCTCAGGGACGAGCCAGAGGTCCCTGAGGCAGATCCTGTGCGAGCCCCGCTTCCGGGGCCGCATGCAGGCCGCGAGCACCACGGTGACCGCCGGAGCCCGGCCCCTCGCCGCCGCAGCCGCCGGCGCCCTGGGCCTCTTCCTCGGAGTCCGCGGCACCCTCACCGTCGGAGCGGTCCTACAGATCGTCCCCGTGATCCTTCTGCTCGTCTCCCCTGTCCGCGCCCTGCGGGACATGCCCGTCCCGCCCACGCGCACCACCGTGCCGCCCGCCCGTGAAGGAGCATCATGACGACGACTTCGACCGCCGCGTACTGGGAACCGCTCTGGGCAGAGGGCCGTCGGTACCGGCAGCTCGACGGCCCCGAGAACCGGCTGATCGACGAATTCGTCGGCCCCGGCCGCGGACGCCCGGCCCTCGACATCGGCTGCGGCGACGGCACCTTGGCCCGCCACCTTCACCACGAGCTCGGATACCGCACCACCGGCATCGACATCTCTCCCAGCGCCGTCGCACTCGCCGCCGCCCACGACGAAGACCCCGGATCCGGTCCCGCATGGCGGTGCGTCGACATCGCCACCAGCGACCTCACAAGCCTGCCGGAGCCCGCGTACGCGCTAATCACGTGCCGTTTGGTCTACCGGTGGATGGACGACAAGGCGGCCTTCGTCAACCGCGTCCGCCACCTCCTTGTCCCCGGCGGGACGTTCTGGGTGGTCACCGAGATCGCCGGACGCCGCGAGGACACCGACCCCCTCCACAGCCTCGGGATCAGCCCCGCCGAGACCGAAACCCTCACTTCCGGCTGGTCCACCGTCCAGACCGCCGACCTCGACGTTCTCCGCTGCTACGCCCTGCACCCCTGACCCCACTCCCCTCTTTCCGATGGAGGACTTGGTGACCACCGAGCAGGACACCGTCGAAATCTGGAATACCTACGGCACCCACCAGATCACCAGAGGACTTCAGCTGCCCGAGCTGGACCGGTGGGACTGGGGAATCCCGGAGACCGGCCCCGGCATCAAGGTGCTCGGCGAGGTGGCGGGACTACATGTCCTCGACCTCGGCAGCGGACTCGGCCGGCACGCCGCGAACCTGGCCGCCCTGGGCGCCAAGGTCACCGCCGTCGACGCCTCACCCGCCCAGCACCAGCGCGCTCTCACCCGCTACCCCAACCATCCCGGTCTGCACCTGGTGTGCGCCGACGCGGTGGCCCACCTGAGCGCTGCCGACCCGTACGACTTGATCTACTCCGTCGGTTCCGTGCCGTACCTGGACCCCAACCGGCTGCTGCCCGCTCTGGCCGACGGAATCAAACCGGGCGGGCGCTTGGTCTTCTCCGCGTTGCACACCAACTCGGACGGTGCCGGGCCCTCGAAGGAGGTGACCCCGCGCCCTGAGATCCTGCGACTGCCCGGCACAACCAAGGATCACCCCGTGAACATGTGGGTCCTCAGCGTGCAGCTGTGGGAAGACCTCTTGGTCCAGCACGGCCTCACCCTGGAATCGGTCACGGCGATCAACTCCCCGACGGTGGACAACGCGGTGTCCTACCGGCTCTACACGGCCCGCCGTCCGGAACGCGTGCCGAGTCGCCCCGCACCGACGCACCTCCGTCGCCGAACACCGCGCTCGGGGTCGGGGTCGGGGTCGGGGTGATCGTGTTTGGCACGGACGGCGTCTTGCTCGGCCGACACCGGCGTAGTACCTGGGAGCTCGCCGGCGGGACTGTCGAGCCGGGCGGGACCTTCGCCGAGGCCGCCGTCCTCGAGCTCAGCGAGGAGACCGGCCTCGTGGCCGCGCCCGACGAAGTGGAGGTGCTGGGCACGCTTCTGGACCGGGTGAGCGACGTCGTACGGCTGACGGTGCCTGTCCTGATCGCCCGGTGGTCCGGCATTCCCCAGCAACGAGAGGAAGCCATCGGATCCTGGCGGTTCTGGCACCTTGACGCGTTGCCGCAGCCGCTGTTCGTGCCCAGTGCCTGACCGTCTGGAACCCCAGCCTCGCGCTCGATCGCCCGCCCGCCCACTTCCAGCCGTACGCCTTCCCCGGCCGGTAGCCCGGCACCGGCCGCCTAGCGCGTTCGAGAGAAAGAGTCGTACCCGTGCCTTCGTCTTCTTCTGCGCCTTGGCCGTCCCTGCTGGCCATCGTCGGTCATCCGGATGACGAGTCCCTCTTGGTCGGCGGCGTTCTCGCGCAGCACGCCGCCGTGTGGGCCGCGACCGCCGTGGTCACCGCCACCTGGGCGCCCGACAGCCACCGAGCCGGTGAACTCGCCGACGCTCTAACATCCTCGGGGCGGGCAAGCCGCGAATGCTGGGATTCGCCGATGCCCGCATCCCTGACTCCGCGCCCGGCCGGCCCCGGCTCTGCGACGCCCCGCTGGAGGGGGTGGCGGGGCTGATCGTCGAACACATCCGCGCCGTACGGCCGCAGGTCGTCGTCACCCACGACACCTATGGCCAGCTGACCGGCCACCCGGATCACCTGCGCACCCACCAGGCGACCCTGCTAGCGTTCCACGCAGCGGGCCTGGAGCACCTCTACCCGCAGGCCGGGGCTCCCTGGCAGCCCGATGCGTTGTACGCCGCGACGCACCCGGATTTAGGGGTGGGCGAACTGGGCGTGCTGTTGACACGGGTCGGCAAGAAGGTGCTCAGCGTGCCGGATGAGCACGTCAGCGCGACGGTCGACGTGAGCGACTGCCTGGATCGTAAGTGGGCCGCGATCTTGGCGCACCGCAGCGAAGCAGCGCG is a window of Streptomyces subrutilus DNA encoding:
- a CDS encoding MFS transporter, whose protein sequence is MTTSSQTAKAAKVTSPDLRRLVASECASLSGSAVSTVALPTLAVLELHASTTQIAALAFLGQLPNAVVALPAGALSDRYAKRPQMIAADLTAAAGLATIPAAAIAGVLGIGQLYAVAVVLGITKIVHDAAAISYLPVLVEPHLLQRANSRLGAASSVADSAGSNAGAALVGAIGAAHSLLADILSYVVSALLVWRIRTPEPVAPPTEGRRSLARDIGEGLRYVIGQPTIRTVIAALSTLSFGLGVMNTYWAYYLLADLHVSPTALGVIMGVGGVGSLAGALLAPRIAYRIGIGPTIIFGFAVSPLAQIPLLLAGPGLRWQMALAGTLAVQLFWATASGTSQRSLRQILCEPRFRGRMQAASTTVTAGARPLAAAAAGALGLFLGVRGTLTVGAVLQIVPVILLLVSPVRALRDMPVPPTRTTVPPAREGAS
- a CDS encoding class I SAM-dependent methyltransferase, whose amino-acid sequence is MTTTSTAAYWEPLWAEGRRYRQLDGPENRLIDEFVGPGRGRPALDIGCGDGTLARHLHHELGYRTTGIDISPSAVALAAAHDEDPGSGPAWRCVDIATSDLTSLPEPAYALITCRLVYRWMDDKAAFVNRVRHLLVPGGTFWVVTEIAGRREDTDPLHSLGISPAETETLTSGWSTVQTADLDVLRCYALHP
- a CDS encoding NUDIX domain-containing protein; the encoded protein is MLGRHRRSTWELAGGTVEPGGTFAEAAVLELSEETGLVAAPDEVEVLGTLLDRVSDVVRLTVPVLIARWSGIPQQREEAIGSWRFWHLDALPQPLFVPSA
- a CDS encoding NUDIX domain-containing protein; this encodes MVLLQRPSDDRILTVRHQATSWHSPGMLTVVGGRLEDGEFLDEGAARELAEEVGIHITPDRLRFCQLLHFHAPDGERVIGAAFTVREWQGTPYNREPGTHTELVWVDPAAPPPDCHPFTHAVLTHFATGRFYANVIAAELLDGEAG
- a CDS encoding class I SAM-dependent methyltransferase codes for the protein MTTEQDTVEIWNTYGTHQITRGLQLPELDRWDWGIPETGPGIKVLGEVAGLHVLDLGSGLGRHAANLAALGAKVTAVDASPAQHQRALTRYPNHPGLHLVCADAVAHLSAADPYDLIYSVGSVPYLDPNRLLPALADGIKPGGRLVFSALHTNSDGAGPSKEVTPRPEILRLPGTTKDHPVNMWVLSVQLWEDLLVQHGLTLESVTAINSPTVDNAVSYRLYTARRPERVPSRPAPTHLRRRTPRSGSGSGSG